A single genomic interval of Shinella zoogloeoides harbors:
- a CDS encoding Na+/H+ antiporter subunit C gives MEFVLSLGIGIMTGSGVWLILRPRTYQVIIGLSLLSYAVNLFIFGVGGVKSNAAPLLEDGVPISTMTDPVPHALVLTAIVIGFATTALFLVVLLAARGLTGTDHVDGREQPK, from the coding sequence ATGGAGTTCGTCCTTTCCCTCGGTATCGGCATCATGACCGGCTCCGGCGTCTGGCTCATCCTGCGTCCGCGCACCTACCAGGTCATCATCGGTCTTTCGCTGCTGTCCTATGCGGTCAATCTCTTCATCTTCGGCGTCGGCGGCGTGAAATCCAACGCCGCGCCACTGCTGGAGGACGGCGTGCCGATCTCGACCATGACCGATCCGGTGCCGCACGCGCTGGTGCTGACCGCCATCGTCATCGGCTTTGCGACGACGGCGCTCTTCCTCGTGGTCCTGCTCGCCGCGCGCGGCCTCACCGGCACGGACCATGTCGACGGCAGGGAGCAGCCGAAATGA
- a CDS encoding monovalent cation/H+ antiporter subunit D, giving the protein MSGWQHHLIIAPILIPLAAGALLLFFDERERVLKAMISVVSCLALAAVAFSLFRLAARDGFDGVYLLGNWPAPFGIVLVVDRLSALMLVLASILAIPTLVYALARWHTAGAHFHSLFQFLLMGLNGAFLTGDLFNLFVFFEVMLAASYGLLMHGSGSMRVKAGLHYIAVNLAAALCFLIGVSAIYGSAGTLNMADLALRIGEIEGERRMLLEAGAGILGVVFLIKAGMWPLNFWLPGAYSAATAPVAGIFAIMSKVGIYVILRLSLLVFGQGASAGLGLNVLLYGGMATIAFGTIGVLASQALGRLASYSVLVSSGTLLAVLGLNNGVVTAGALFYMVSSTLTIAAFFLLIELVERGQDAGASVLAVTMEAYGDADEEEEEVEVGVTMPGTIAVLGICFAACGILLSGLPPLSGFVAKFAMLTGMIGTNVAGEGPIPASVWWIVGLLILSGLAALISMTRAGIRTFWASMEGTVPRVLVMEMAPVMLLIALTLALAIQAGPAMRYMEKTVQTLQQPAAYIDAVINARRAGVTEAGGPDGGGGI; this is encoded by the coding sequence ATGAGCGGCTGGCAGCACCACCTCATCATCGCGCCGATCCTGATCCCGCTTGCCGCGGGCGCGCTCCTCCTCTTCTTCGACGAGCGTGAGCGCGTGCTGAAGGCGATGATCAGCGTCGTCTCGTGCCTGGCGCTCGCGGCCGTCGCCTTCAGCCTCTTCCGGCTGGCGGCAAGAGACGGCTTCGACGGCGTCTATCTCCTCGGCAACTGGCCGGCGCCCTTCGGCATCGTGCTGGTCGTGGACCGGCTCTCGGCGCTGATGCTCGTCCTCGCCTCGATCCTCGCCATCCCGACGCTGGTCTATGCGCTGGCCCGCTGGCATACGGCGGGTGCGCATTTCCATTCGCTGTTCCAGTTCCTGTTGATGGGCCTCAACGGCGCTTTCCTGACGGGCGACCTCTTCAACCTCTTCGTCTTCTTCGAGGTGATGCTGGCTGCGTCCTATGGCCTCCTGATGCACGGCTCCGGCTCCATGCGCGTCAAGGCGGGACTGCACTATATCGCGGTCAACCTTGCCGCCGCGCTCTGCTTCCTGATCGGCGTCAGCGCGATCTACGGCTCGGCCGGTACGCTCAACATGGCGGATCTTGCCCTGCGCATCGGCGAGATCGAGGGCGAGCGGCGCATGCTGCTGGAGGCGGGCGCCGGCATCCTCGGCGTCGTCTTCCTCATCAAGGCCGGCATGTGGCCATTGAACTTCTGGCTGCCGGGAGCCTACAGCGCCGCCACGGCCCCGGTCGCCGGCATCTTCGCGATCATGAGCAAGGTCGGCATCTATGTCATCCTGCGCCTGTCGCTGCTGGTCTTCGGGCAGGGCGCATCCGCCGGCCTCGGCCTCAACGTGCTGCTTTACGGCGGCATGGCGACGATCGCCTTCGGCACCATCGGCGTGCTCGCCTCGCAGGCGCTGGGGCGGCTCGCGAGCTATTCCGTGCTCGTCTCCTCGGGAACGCTGCTCGCCGTGCTCGGCCTCAACAACGGCGTGGTGACGGCCGGCGCGCTCTTCTACATGGTCAGCTCCACCCTCACCATCGCCGCCTTCTTCCTGCTCATCGAGCTTGTCGAGCGCGGGCAGGATGCCGGCGCCTCGGTTCTCGCGGTGACGATGGAAGCCTATGGCGATGCGGACGAGGAGGAGGAGGAGGTCGAGGTCGGCGTCACCATGCCGGGGACGATCGCGGTGCTCGGCATCTGCTTCGCGGCCTGCGGCATCCTGCTGTCCGGCCTGCCGCCGCTTTCCGGCTTCGTCGCCAAGTTCGCCATGCTCACCGGCATGATCGGCACGAATGTCGCAGGCGAGGGACCGATCCCCGCCTCCGTCTGGTGGATCGTCGGCCTGCTCATCCTGTCGGGCCTTGCCGCGCTCATCTCGATGACCCGTGCCGGCATCCGCACCTTCTGGGCCTCGATGGAAGGCACCGTGCCGCGCGTGCTCGTGATGGAGATGGCCCCGGTCATGCTGCTGATCGCGCTGACGCTGGCGCTCGCCATCCAGGCTGGTCCCGCCATGCGCTACATGGAAAAGACGGTGCAGACCTTGCAGCAACCGGCCGCCTATATCGACGCGGTGATCAATGCGCGGCGTGCAGGCGTTACCGAGGCCGGCGGGCCGGATGGCGGGGGAGGGATCTGA
- a CDS encoding Na+/H+ antiporter subunit E, with the protein MLPYPLLSASLVLMWLALNGFTLGHLILGCIVSVFASWGVAALRPAKPRLRKWYLLPRLLGIVLYDIVRSNIAVASILVRGRRASFKSGFMTVPLDLQDPTALAVLSVIVTSTPGTAWLEYNSLSRTVLIHVLDLVEEEEWRALIKGRYEALLMEIFE; encoded by the coding sequence ATGCTGCCCTATCCGCTGCTCAGCGCCTCGCTCGTCCTCATGTGGCTCGCCCTCAACGGCTTCACGCTCGGCCACCTCATCCTCGGCTGCATCGTCTCGGTCTTCGCCTCCTGGGGCGTGGCGGCGCTGCGGCCGGCCAAGCCGCGCCTGCGGAAATGGTATCTGCTGCCAAGGCTCCTCGGCATCGTGCTCTACGATATCGTGCGCTCGAACATCGCCGTCGCCTCGATCCTCGTCAGGGGCCGCAGGGCAAGCTTCAAGTCCGGCTTCATGACGGTCCCGCTCGACCTCCAGGACCCGACGGCGCTCGCGGTGCTGTCCGTTATCGTCACGAGCACGCCCGGCACGGCCTGGCTCGAATACAATTCGCTGAGCAGGACGGTGCTGATCCACGTGCTCGACCTCGTCGAGGAGGAGGAATGGCGCGCCCTGATCAAGGGGCGCTACGAGGCGCTGCTGATGGAGATTTTCGAATGA
- a CDS encoding K+/H+ antiporter subunit F translates to MSHTILVWSVTFSQGCLALAMVLAALRMSRGPRAQDRVLALDTLYACSMLMMMVFGIRTGKDLYFEASLVIGMLGFVATVALAKFLMRGEVIE, encoded by the coding sequence ATGAGCCACACGATCCTCGTCTGGTCCGTCACTTTTTCCCAGGGCTGCCTCGCGCTCGCCATGGTGCTTGCGGCCCTGCGCATGTCTCGCGGCCCGCGCGCGCAGGACCGCGTTCTGGCGCTCGATACGCTCTATGCCTGCTCCATGCTGATGATGATGGTGTTCGGCATCCGCACCGGCAAGGACCTCTATTTCGAGGCTTCGCTGGTCATCGGCATGCTCGGCTTCGTGGCGACGGTGGCGCTCGCGAAGTTCCTGATGCGCGGGGAGGTGATCGAATGA
- the mnhG gene encoding monovalent cation/H(+) antiporter subunit G, which produces MMDHAKDLPAWAAIAVSAFLVIGSVLTLIGAIGFARLPTFYERIHAPTLGTSWGTGGIVMASMIFFTVLGTRPVVHEILVGIFVTVTTPVTLMLLARAALHRDRAEGNPQVPAEAPVEPPADEGLPAPGE; this is translated from the coding sequence ATGATGGACCACGCGAAAGACCTGCCGGCCTGGGCCGCCATCGCCGTTTCCGCCTTCCTCGTGATCGGCTCCGTCCTTACGCTCATCGGCGCGATCGGCTTTGCCCGCCTGCCGACCTTCTACGAGCGCATCCATGCCCCGACGCTCGGCACGAGCTGGGGAACGGGCGGCATCGTCATGGCCTCGATGATCTTCTTCACGGTGCTCGGCACGCGGCCTGTCGTGCATGAAATCCTCGTCGGCATCTTCGTCACCGTCACCACACCCGTTACGCTGATGCTGCTCGCCCGCGCCGCGCTCCATCGCGACCGGGCGGAGGGCAATCCGCAGGTGCCTGCGGAGGCGCCCGTCGAGCCGCCGGCGGACGAGGGACTGCCTGCCCCGGGGGAATGA
- a CDS encoding DNA translocase FtsK: MRISRTNFYPVLEAEGENDEQVSYSSHENSGLIEQAPHAEAWYAEDQPAANDDEDYRPRFRSPALRSYDPGQYADGSWESHFYMAPNVRFTRTPDKIAAKIEEAAAEELARLEPAVEQPAMLPPVQMQPTPQPPQLPPQSQPVQPSHAELLQRLREALDDRRRRFEEQQASVAAQPVDPVPQFVQAVVSAATNSVPADADVVFKPAPAFLTAPKPVPAMPVAPVAPPAVKADVREAIRRFAHLSDHAFFETLAPEEIVADVPARPAVTVVRMPLPVAAPVAVAAPVPAPEKREEPSSIAALFRVVECRPAVMRPVPVATAVMLPEVKPEPVAAVAIPAVETVADVIPAVEDIKPVPVAVTPPAVVEPVRETPSSVLSRARPFQVTLATPTADTYEYPPRDLLQEPPRTVGFVLTQEQLEQNAGLLESVLEDFGVRGEIIHVRPGPVVTLYEFEPAPGVKSSRVIGLADDIARSMSALSARVAVVPGRNVIGIELPNATRETVYFREMIDSPDFAKTGFKLPICLGKTIGGEPVIAELAKMPHLLVAGTTGSGKSVAINTMILSLLYRFRPEECRLIMVDPKMLELSIYDGIPHLLTPVVTDPKKAVMALKWAVREMEDRYRKMSRLGVRNIDGYNNRVAVARDKGESISISVQTGFDKGTGEAINEEQELSLEPMPYIVVIVDEMADLMMVAGKEIEGAIQRLAQMARAAGIHLIMATQRPSVDVITGTIKANFPTRISFQVTSKIDSRTILGEQGAEQLLGQGDMLHMAGGGRISRVHGPFVSDEEVEKVVLHLKAQGRPEYLETVTADEEEEEDEKPAAGGAVFDKGDIASEDGDDLYEKAVKVVMRDRKCSTSYIQRRLAVGYNRAASLVERMEKEGLVGPANHVGKREIITGERGGFQPPEADDAE; this comes from the coding sequence ATGCGTATTTCCAGAACAAACTTCTATCCCGTCCTCGAAGCCGAAGGAGAGAATGACGAGCAGGTCTCGTATTCCTCCCATGAAAACAGCGGCTTGATCGAGCAGGCTCCGCACGCGGAAGCCTGGTATGCCGAAGACCAGCCCGCAGCCAACGATGACGAGGACTATCGTCCCCGTTTCCGTTCGCCCGCCCTGCGCAGCTACGATCCCGGCCAATATGCCGACGGTAGCTGGGAGAGCCATTTCTACATGGCGCCGAATGTCCGCTTCACGCGCACGCCGGACAAGATCGCGGCCAAGATCGAGGAAGCTGCTGCCGAGGAACTGGCGCGGCTCGAACCTGCCGTCGAGCAGCCGGCCATGCTGCCCCCCGTCCAGATGCAGCCGACGCCCCAGCCGCCGCAGCTCCCGCCGCAATCCCAGCCGGTGCAGCCTTCCCATGCCGAGCTGCTGCAGCGCTTGCGCGAAGCGCTCGACGATCGTCGCCGCCGCTTCGAGGAGCAGCAGGCGTCGGTTGCGGCGCAGCCCGTCGATCCGGTGCCACAATTCGTCCAGGCGGTCGTGTCGGCTGCGACGAACAGCGTGCCTGCCGATGCCGATGTCGTCTTCAAGCCCGCTCCGGCATTCCTGACCGCGCCGAAGCCTGTTCCCGCCATGCCTGTCGCTCCCGTCGCGCCGCCTGCCGTGAAAGCGGACGTGCGCGAGGCGATCCGCCGCTTCGCCCATCTCTCCGACCATGCCTTCTTCGAGACGCTGGCGCCGGAGGAGATTGTCGCCGACGTGCCGGCCCGGCCCGCGGTCACCGTCGTGCGGATGCCGCTTCCTGTCGCTGCGCCCGTCGCCGTCGCGGCTCCCGTTCCTGCGCCCGAAAAGCGCGAGGAGCCGTCTTCCATCGCCGCGCTCTTCCGGGTCGTCGAGTGCCGCCCGGCCGTTATGCGCCCGGTGCCCGTCGCAACGGCGGTTATGCTCCCCGAAGTGAAGCCGGAACCCGTTGCCGCTGTCGCGATCCCGGCCGTCGAAACGGTTGCCGACGTCATTCCGGCCGTCGAGGACATCAAGCCGGTCCCCGTTGCCGTCACCCCGCCCGCCGTCGTCGAGCCTGTCCGTGAAACGCCTTCGTCGGTTCTGTCGCGCGCCCGGCCGTTCCAGGTCACCCTTGCGACGCCCACCGCCGACACCTACGAATATCCGCCGCGCGATCTCCTGCAGGAGCCGCCGCGCACCGTCGGCTTCGTGCTGACGCAGGAGCAGCTGGAGCAGAATGCCGGCCTGCTCGAAAGCGTGCTGGAAGATTTCGGCGTTCGCGGCGAGATCATCCATGTCCGCCCCGGCCCCGTCGTCACGCTCTACGAATTCGAGCCGGCGCCGGGCGTGAAGTCCTCCCGCGTCATCGGCCTTGCCGACGATATCGCCCGCTCCATGTCGGCGCTCTCGGCGCGTGTCGCCGTCGTGCCCGGCCGCAACGTCATCGGCATCGAACTGCCGAACGCCACCCGTGAGACCGTCTATTTCCGTGAGATGATCGACTCGCCGGACTTCGCCAAGACCGGCTTCAAGCTGCCGATCTGCCTCGGCAAGACCATCGGCGGCGAGCCCGTCATCGCGGAACTCGCGAAGATGCCGCACCTGCTCGTCGCCGGCACCACCGGTTCGGGCAAGTCCGTCGCCATCAACACGATGATCCTGTCGCTGCTCTACCGGTTCCGCCCGGAAGAATGCCGCCTGATCATGGTCGATCCCAAGATGCTGGAACTGTCGATCTACGACGGTATCCCGCATCTCCTGACCCCCGTCGTCACCGATCCCAAGAAGGCCGTCATGGCGCTGAAATGGGCGGTGCGCGAGATGGAGGACCGTTACAGGAAGATGTCGCGCCTCGGCGTTCGCAATATCGACGGCTACAACAACCGCGTTGCTGTCGCCCGCGACAAGGGCGAGTCCATCTCGATCAGCGTCCAGACCGGCTTCGACAAGGGAACCGGCGAGGCGATCAACGAGGAGCAGGAACTCTCCCTCGAGCCGATGCCCTATATCGTCGTCATCGTCGACGAGATGGCCGACCTGATGATGGTCGCCGGCAAGGAGATCGAAGGGGCGATCCAGCGTCTCGCCCAGATGGCCCGCGCCGCCGGCATCCACCTGATCATGGCGACGCAGCGTCCGTCCGTCGATGTCATCACCGGCACGATCAAGGCGAACTTCCCGACGCGCATCTCCTTCCAGGTGACGTCGAAGATCGACAGCCGCACCATTCTCGGCGAACAGGGTGCCGAACAGCTCCTCGGTCAGGGCGACATGTTGCACATGGCCGGCGGCGGGCGCATCTCGCGCGTCCACGGCCCGTTCGTTTCCGACGAGGAAGTCGAGAAGGTCGTGCTGCACCTGAAGGCCCAGGGCCGTCCGGAATATCTGGAGACGGTGACGGCGGACGAAGAGGAAGAAGAGGACGAGAAGCCGGCTGCCGGCGGTGCGGTCTTCGACAAGGGCGACATCGCCTCCGAAGACGGCGACGACCTCTACGAGAAGGCCGTCAAGGTCGTCATGCGCGACCGCAAGTGCTCGACCTCCTATATCCAGCGCCGTCTTGCCGTCGGCTACAACCGCGCCGCATCCCTCGTCGAGCGCATGGAGAAGGAGGGCCTCGTCGGCCCCGCCAACCATGTCGGCAAACGCGAGATCATCACCGGTGAGCGTGGCGGCTTCCAGCCGCCGGAAGCGGACGACGCGGAATAA
- the fba gene encoding class II fructose-bisphosphate aldolase (catalyzes the reversible aldol condensation of dihydroxyacetonephosphate and glyceraldehyde 3-phosphate in the Calvin cycle, glycolysis, and/or gluconeogenesis) gives MALITMRQLLDHAAENDYALPAFNVNNLEYIQAVMRAADATDSPVILQASRGARSYAGDAFLRHLILGAAEEYPHIPICLHLDHGDQPSTCISAITNGFTSVMMDGSLLADGKTVASYEYNVDVTAEVVKIAHAAGVSVEGELGCLGNLETGAGDKEDGHGFEGKLSREELLTDPDQALDFVSKTGVDALAVAIGTSHGAYKFTRAPDGDILSIDTIARINKKLPNTHLVMHGSSSVPQDLQDLFTTYGGEMKQTWGVPVAEIQKAIPLGVRKVNIDTDLRLAMTGTIRKNFKEKPDNFDPRNYLKPATARMMEVCKERFEAFRTAGKASSIRVKRLPDMAKFYATK, from the coding sequence ATGGCATTGATCACCATGCGGCAATTGCTCGATCACGCAGCGGAGAACGACTACGCACTGCCCGCATTCAACGTCAACAACCTGGAATATATCCAGGCGGTCATGCGCGCGGCGGATGCCACGGACTCCCCGGTGATCCTGCAGGCGAGCCGCGGTGCGCGCTCCTATGCCGGCGATGCCTTCCTGCGTCACCTTATCCTCGGCGCGGCCGAGGAGTATCCGCATATCCCGATCTGCCTGCATCTCGACCACGGCGACCAGCCCTCCACCTGCATCTCGGCCATCACCAACGGCTTCACCTCCGTCATGATGGACGGTTCGCTGCTCGCCGACGGCAAGACCGTTGCCAGCTACGAGTACAATGTCGATGTGACCGCCGAAGTCGTGAAGATCGCGCATGCGGCCGGCGTTTCGGTCGAGGGTGAGCTTGGATGCCTCGGCAACCTGGAAACGGGCGCGGGCGACAAGGAGGACGGCCACGGCTTCGAGGGCAAGCTCTCCCGCGAGGAACTGCTGACCGACCCGGACCAGGCGCTCGACTTCGTTTCCAAGACGGGCGTCGACGCGCTCGCCGTCGCCATCGGCACCAGCCACGGCGCCTACAAGTTCACCCGCGCGCCGGACGGCGACATCCTGTCGATCGACACGATCGCCAGGATCAACAAGAAGCTGCCGAACACCCATCTCGTCATGCACGGCTCGTCCTCTGTTCCGCAGGATCTGCAGGATCTCTTCACCACCTATGGCGGCGAGATGAAGCAGACCTGGGGCGTGCCGGTCGCCGAAATCCAGAAGGCGATCCCGCTCGGCGTGCGCAAGGTCAATATCGACACGGACCTGCGCCTTGCCATGACCGGCACGATCCGCAAGAACTTCAAGGAAAAGCCGGACAATTTCGACCCGCGCAACTACCTCAAGCCGGCGACCGCCCGCATGATGGAAGTCTGCAAGGAACGCTTCGAGGCTTTCCGCACCGCCGGCAAGGCCTCCAGCATCCGCGTCAAGCGCCTGCCCGACATGGCGAAGTTCTACGCTACGAAGTAA
- a CDS encoding alpha-hydroxy acid oxidase, with protein sequence MEQALTIADLKKQARRRVPKMFFDYADSGAWTEGTYRANEEDFHKVKLRQRVLVDMTDRSLESEMIGEKVSMPVALAPTGLTGMQHADGEMLAAQAAEAFGVPFTLSTMSICSIEDVRSVTTKPFWFQLYVMQDKDFVHNLIDRAKAAGCSALVLTLDLQILGQRHKDLRNGLSAPPRFTPKHVWQMATRPFWCLDMLGTKRRTFGNIVGHAKGVTDLSSLSSWTSEQFDPQLSWKDIEWIRDRWGGKLILKGILDEEDARMSLGSGADAIIVSNHGGRQLDGAASSISMLPRIVDAVGDRMEVHLDGGIRSGQDVLKAICYGAKGTYIGRPFLYGLGAGGKAGVHRALEIIRKELDVTMALCGERDLKNLSRDNLHKDV encoded by the coding sequence GTGGAACAGGCCCTGACGATCGCTGACCTCAAGAAGCAGGCGCGCCGTCGCGTGCCGAAGATGTTCTTCGATTATGCCGATTCCGGCGCCTGGACCGAAGGTACCTATCGCGCCAACGAGGAGGACTTCCATAAGGTCAAGCTCCGCCAGCGCGTGCTTGTCGATATGACCGACCGATCGCTGGAAAGCGAGATGATCGGCGAGAAGGTCTCCATGCCCGTGGCGCTCGCGCCGACCGGCCTCACCGGCATGCAGCATGCCGACGGCGAGATGCTCGCCGCGCAGGCGGCCGAGGCGTTCGGCGTGCCCTTCACGCTCTCCACCATGAGCATCTGCTCCATCGAGGATGTGCGTTCCGTCACCACGAAGCCCTTCTGGTTCCAGCTCTACGTGATGCAGGACAAGGACTTCGTCCATAACCTCATCGACCGCGCCAAGGCGGCCGGCTGCTCGGCCCTCGTGCTGACACTCGACCTGCAGATCCTCGGCCAGCGCCATAAGGATTTGCGCAACGGCCTTTCCGCTCCGCCGCGCTTCACCCCGAAGCATGTGTGGCAGATGGCGACGCGGCCCTTCTGGTGCCTCGACATGCTGGGCACCAAGCGCCGCACCTTCGGCAACATCGTCGGCCACGCCAAGGGCGTCACGGATCTCTCGTCGCTCTCCTCCTGGACCTCGGAACAGTTCGACCCGCAGCTTTCGTGGAAGGACATCGAGTGGATCCGCGACCGCTGGGGCGGCAAGCTCATCCTCAAGGGCATCCTCGACGAGGAGGATGCGCGCATGTCGCTCGGCAGCGGGGCGGATGCGATCATCGTCTCCAACCACGGCGGTCGCCAGCTCGACGGCGCGGCCTCCTCGATCAGCATGCTGCCGCGCATCGTCGATGCGGTGGGCGACAGGATGGAAGTGCATCTGGACGGCGGCATTCGCTCGGGCCAGGACGTGCTGAAGGCGATCTGCTACGGCGCCAAGGGCACCTATATCGGACGTCCTTTCCTCTACGGCCTCGGTGCGGGTGGCAAGGCAGGCGTGCACCGCGCGCTGGAGATCATCCGCAAGGAACTCGACGTCACCATGGCGCTGTGCGGCGAACGCGACCTGAAGAACCTCTCGCGCGACAACCTGCACAAGGACGTTTAG
- a CDS encoding DUF3307 domain-containing protein — MIDIPDQISTLWIAAASAAFLAKHFLADFLFQTDWMAAGKEKPRGWLPPLAAHAGVHGAMTAALFLAVAPPLAWLGLADAILHGLIDRLKSLAARRMRVTPRQAGFWWLFGADQSLHHLTHLGLAILLAAAGTPAA; from the coding sequence ATGATCGACATACCGGACCAAATTTCAACCCTGTGGATCGCCGCCGCCTCGGCGGCGTTCCTCGCCAAGCACTTCCTTGCCGATTTCCTCTTCCAGACGGACTGGATGGCGGCGGGCAAGGAGAAACCGCGGGGCTGGCTGCCGCCGCTTGCCGCCCATGCCGGCGTGCATGGCGCGATGACCGCCGCGCTTTTTCTCGCCGTCGCGCCGCCGCTCGCCTGGCTGGGCCTTGCCGACGCCATCTTGCACGGCCTCATCGACCGGCTGAAGAGCCTTGCCGCCCGGCGCATGCGGGTAACGCCCCGGCAGGCCGGTTTCTGGTGGCTCTTCGGCGCGGACCAGAGCCTGCATCACCTGACCCATCTCGGACTGGCGATCCTGCTGGCCGCCGCCGGAACCCCGGCGGCGTAA
- a CDS encoding AGE family epimerase/isomerase encodes MGETGQLGTAWRKRDYHRQWLWREANRLFDFFQNRAFNPLGGFHELDAEGRPINPGNPVRGIHSTARMVHCFAIGSLLGRPGSDAIVDHGMKYLWEKHRDHERGGYHWSLDNSGLLDTSKQGYGHAFVLLAASSAKVAGHPDADRMIADITQILEERFWEREHGAIAEEFEADWTPVPGYRGQNSNMHLTEALMAAFEATGERSYLDKAESIADLLIRRRAGENGFRVPEHFDENWVLDKDYSGHEMFRPAGTTPGHWLEWARLILQLYALGGRKHAWMPEAARALFAQSVTLGWDKEKGGFFYTLDWNDEPAKRYKFWWPIAEGAGAAAFLCEHMPDDFHETWYRTIWDTISRHFLDQDRGGWHEELTEDLAPSYTLFAGKGDIYHALQACLIPLYPATGSLTKGIIEAGGN; translated from the coding sequence ATGGGCGAAACGGGACAGCTCGGCACGGCCTGGCGCAAGCGCGACTACCACCGTCAATGGCTCTGGCGGGAAGCGAACCGCCTGTTCGACTTCTTCCAGAACCGGGCCTTCAATCCGCTCGGCGGTTTCCATGAGCTCGACGCGGAGGGCCGGCCGATCAATCCCGGCAATCCGGTGCGCGGCATCCATTCCACGGCCCGCATGGTGCATTGCTTCGCCATCGGCAGCCTGCTCGGCCGTCCCGGTTCGGACGCGATCGTCGACCACGGCATGAAGTATCTCTGGGAAAAGCACCGCGATCACGAGCGCGGCGGCTACCACTGGTCGCTCGACAATTCCGGCCTGCTCGACACGAGCAAGCAGGGCTACGGCCATGCCTTCGTGCTGCTCGCCGCCTCCAGCGCCAAGGTCGCCGGCCATCCGGACGCCGACCGCATGATCGCCGACATCACGCAGATCCTGGAAGAGCGCTTCTGGGAGCGCGAACACGGGGCCATCGCGGAGGAATTCGAGGCGGACTGGACTCCGGTTCCCGGCTATCGCGGCCAGAATTCCAACATGCATCTCACCGAGGCTCTGATGGCCGCCTTCGAGGCGACGGGCGAGAGAAGCTATCTCGACAAGGCCGAAAGCATCGCCGACCTCCTCATCCGCCGCCGCGCGGGCGAAAACGGCTTCCGCGTGCCCGAGCATTTCGACGAAAACTGGGTTCTGGACAAGGACTATAGCGGCCACGAGATGTTCCGCCCGGCCGGCACCACTCCCGGCCACTGGCTGGAATGGGCGCGCCTCATCCTCCAGCTCTACGCGCTCGGCGGCAGGAAGCACGCCTGGATGCCGGAGGCCGCGAGAGCGCTCTTCGCCCAGTCCGTCACGCTCGGCTGGGACAAGGAGAAGGGCGGCTTCTTCTATACGCTCGATTGGAATGACGAGCCGGCCAAGCGCTACAAGTTCTGGTGGCCGATCGCCGAAGGCGCCGGCGCGGCCGCATTCCTCTGCGAGCATATGCCGGACGATTTCCACGAAACCTGGTATCGCACCATCTGGGACACGATCTCCCGCCACTTCCTCGACCAGGATCGCGGCGGCTGGCATGAAGAACTGACCGAGGACCTTGCGCCGAGCTACACCCTGTTCGCCGGCAAGGGCGACATCTATCATGCGCTGCAGGCCTGCCTGATCCCGCTCTATCCGGCGACGGGCAGCCTGACGAAGGGCATCATCGAGGCGGGCGGCAACTGA